ttaaattcaaaattattaaattattaaaagaattttagaaTTAGACATACTTTTATCTCCGTGATATTGATTGTTTATAAtgttcatttataaaaatatatagtggGCGAGTAATAATGTTTAAGGTGGTACCCCAAGAAATACATTAAAATCTGATTGGAACTAGAGCACACTTtcatttttacaacataaatacataatttaaaataattttcaaaaatgctatcaaatttgaaaatctttgccACGATTACCCcccaaaaattgaaaataatcgaatttttgtaaagtaattACTCAAAATCTACTAGTCATTTTAGCATGAAATTTTGAACATTGTTTAATCATGGTAACATAATTCAATTTCATAATTTGagagaaaataaatgaaaacaaatgaattctttagaaattatGCATGAAACACTAAAAAGCGAGCTAAACAACACTAATATAACAAAACTTCAAAATCTAAAATgccttgaaaaaaaatcttttttcaaacaaattttaataatatgaagaACTGTGAAAATTTCAGCGATTTTGCacaattatttgttaaatatttatgttatcatGTCGCAAACTTTGAAAACTagtgaaaagtatattttgagattttgtgatatataaattaaaattactcaaaaagcataaaaaaatatataatttctggaaattaagttttttactttcgaaaCAGATAAAAGaatgtctaaataaaactttatgataaaaataataaataaataatctaaatgagtaaaaaagaagcaaaattaaaaaatataaaaagttcgCAAATTTTAGCGAACTTTTTTTACCTTCTACCAAGTAGGAAAAATGTTTCTCTGACTAGAATACTAAACATGAGagaaccaaaaaatatttttttcttatcatttgATATGTTTTctaacaatttgtaaaaaaaattaatgagaatgttgtattaaaaaaaatccacttatgGCCACTTTTTTTCACAGTAGTGCTTTGTTTATTCTCTTGCTATGTTGCTGAAAAATCAATTatactacaaaataaaaacttcataaataaattttgcatgTTCGCTGCTAAaactactttttgtttattaaataaagtttttagggcATTAAATAACATGGTATTAACACGATTttccaacaatattttttacgtCTCtgtattacttattatttttttttttttttttagttaattatctTAGGTGCCTAAAGAAgcccttacggtcttatcacaaagcaccgTGGAGGAGCATTTGAAAGGAAattcatgcctccttccttacccATGTTATttaacttgcccagaggtgacGTTGGACCACGGTTCTCTAGTTTCTGAGgcaagcgcgctaaccactgtGCTACGGCTGCTCATTATTTTTGttctattattttgttaaataataatcaaaataataaacaattatttaccCAAAAGTTACCCAATTTCAATCGCTAAATGTTAAGAATATAAATCAACAAACGcaaggggaaaaaaaaaaagagcactAATGAAAATGGTTTGAAAAGTTCAGGCATACATTTGATTGCAGCTATATCAACAACAAAtgtcatgatagaaactcgcagAGGGTAATTTAATGCAGATTCTTGTAAATGGATATTGGCTATGTTTCATCAATGAGTTACCGTTAATTTGGTCTTTTTCTTTCACGttatagtttaagttttttttttttttttttttttttctaaatttatttttgttccaTAATATACATTTTCGTGATTGCATAATAAAGATTCGTTAagattgaatataaatataaatataaaaaaataaaaaaaataaaaaataaacaaacttctcTAATACGAACTGTAAGaagaacgcgggaaacttgcagaagaccaaaaggtcttatcatcaagaaccGCTTTACATTgtcatacatatatgtatatatatatatatatatatatatatatatatatatatatatatatatatatatatatatatatatatatatatatatatatacgtatagaaaaataaaaatatttacaaaatttttacgttaaattgttaaattataattgtattaataacaattatacaAACATGTATCGTTACTTTTTCTTAATATTACCACATTTATTGCTAACGCAatgtttgaaatatatattaaagtatattaaaatataagagTTTATATAAGAAGCTAGCAGTgaacaaatttagaaaaatcagtaagtaaatttttatactttaaaatactcttttgatagtttttttaaagccatTTAAGTTTtcaatgttaataatattttggttaagtaataaaaacttattccaGATATGAGGTGCAcgataagtaattttaaattgctCAAGCTTTGCATGAAGGCTCTAAAAGGGTACTATTTGTGCGCAACAGTTATTTATACTCTGGCTTTTGTTTATAAAgactataaaaaattgaaagagttttttgcattttactATTATACATAAGACTTagaacattatatatatttagttcaaACAATGTTAGTAAAGACATCTGTTCAAAACGAGGCTTTGtgtgttcttttttatttttaaaattaattaatcgtATAGCATGCTTCAAGttcattgataaatatataatcgAGAGCTCTCCTTAAATCAAAAGACTGTTTAGTATAACCATTTGTTTGTTAACAAGTCTCAAAAACATTAATTGAGACAGATGTAAATTGATAAACGCCGatgttgaatcttttttttttttttttttgcagagttTTTTGTAAGATTAttgctaataaaatttaaataatagaagAAATACAAAGAGATTTTAAACTCTAATGATGTCCTCTGATTGAtacaattaaagtttaatttcaaCATGATTATATTTACAACTACAGTTACAAACACAAATCTACAGAAACCTAATTTGATATAAACTTATTCATTGACAATACTTTAATATAAGTccataaattataatataatgaaactctatataaattcataaaattatttaaaaagaaatgtcgTCTCAGGGGATGTAATTTAAGAAATCCGCTTATTGAATAGAGCACAGTACGTACACATGCTGCACACACTCTACCAAACTAAAAGTATTGACGTTTTATGTGTAGAATGATTCTTGGAGTTAGTATAAGTTATTGTTTCTGTCCGATCAACTAATGTTTTCCTAAATTGAGTAAAGACATTATATCTCCAGTTAAAGCACAATCAAAGATCGAATTACAATTGTGTGCAAGTGGTACTCTAATGCGGTGCATAATGAGTTTGTTTTAACATTgacagaaacaaaaaaaaatgataaatgacTACAGATGCAGAAGTAGCTGTTGTCAAATGTAAAAAAGCCTTGTTTGGCGATCAAACTGCCAATTACAGTGACTATACATGACTACAGTTTTTCTCTTCCAGATAGACAAGTTCTAGTTATCATATATAGTTATCATAGTTACCATTATGCCCAAGGACATTCAGTTGGCGAGAAGAATCAGAGGAGAGCGAGCTTAAGAACTTCCTTATTCacaaaacggctattttcatagccacaaatcTGTTAAAAACGTATTCGGCTTCGACCGCGGTAGTGTGGCTACGCTACTTGGCCCAGTACGCCACTGAGGCTTTTCAATGAACCCAAATGTGTTCAATAAAATATGGTCACACCTCTAGCGTGCGTATTAGACCTCTCTACGACGATGCGCGACATAGATGTTTAGATTCACTTGTGAGAACGTTAGTAATTCTGCGACGGCCACAAAAAAGGAGATCAAGCTATTTCTGGATAACACACGGCGGGAAAAATGTCGGAAGAAAAACTGCTAGCGCAATTCAGCGTGTCTGCCATTAGTGTTATATGGGTTTTCCTGATCCTACTACCTGTTTTTGCcgatttaattttaagttactgaaactccagaaaaaaaaaatggactttCAAAAACGCTCTTtcattgcaaaaatataaacgTTGATACGATAGACATGACAATCAAGAAAGTATCAAGAAAAATGTgcctaataaaattttctattacgCGTACGATACACAACTTGCAAAAGTGACGTAAGTTCGAGAACGACTCTTTGATGAAAACAGTGAGCGTTTTTCGTAACAAAGTCGTGTTGTAAATATGTACGTATACGGGCTTCGTCGACAACGCACAGACTTTATCACAACGAACAAATCCTTATCTGTTCTATGCCTATGCTCGTGTTTTTAGAAAGAtgtgtggctatgaaaatagccgtttaaCATGAAAAGGGCAAGCCGAACTTATTTCTTTTCGACTTTGGCGGTGGTCTTTTTCGCTGCGACTTTCTTTTTTGGAGTTGCTTTGGCTTTCTTGGCAGCAGGTTTTTTTGCTGCCAACGGCTTTTGGGCGCTCTTTTTCACTGGCGTCTTCTTTGCCTTTTCTTTCGGTTTTTTCGCTTTTTCTTTGGCTGCTGTTACCTTTTTTGTCGGAGCGGCCTTCTTTTTCGGCGTGCTTTTCTTTACTTCTTTGCTTTCTTTCTTCACTTTTTTAACGGTTGCAGCAGGACTTTTCTTTCTTAGCCGCTTTAGGCTTGGCAGCAACTCTAAACGAACCGGATGCGCCGACACCTTTCACTTGTACCAGCTCGCCGGCAACGACCATTCGCTTAAGATTGATCTTCACTTGCGAATCGACATTTTCGCCTACCTTGTTGTTGGCTTTAACGTGCTTAGCGATGGCTTGTCTGGACGATCCTTTGCGTTCTTTAAGCGAATTGATGGCATCAACAATCATGGCCTTGTACGGAGCATGATCAGCAGGCTTTTTGGGAGCCGATTTCTTTGCGATCTTTTTTGGAGATGCGACTTCACTCATTTTCTAGTTATCACACAAACTTTGCAGCTTAGCTAGTTTTTATCTTTCAAATGTCTGCATCGCaaagttgtttttctttatctaGCCGAGTTTGTGCGGACTGTAGAGGACTATCCTAAAATTTCAGCTACTCCGTCGAGCTGCAAATTGTGTTTTCGTGTCTACAGGGAGACGTCCAGCGTTCACGTAGCTCTACTGCTAGAAACTGCATTTCTTCGAAAAATCTTCTGTAGAATAGTGACGCTCAACAAACTCGTTCGTTTCCGTTCGATAGCGTTTCGCTAGCGATAGATATGCGCTCAAAACGATAAAAATCCGCTCTGTCAAAAGCAAACAAGCGCGCGCGTCAAAAGAAAACCGAGGTAAAGTTGACCTTGATCAAACCAAATTTGcttctaaatataaacaaacaacaCGGGAAGAGGAAAAACTAACGTTTTACGTTTGCCAAGCTATAGATGTTGCTTAGACAGCAGAGTAACAAGCGACACAAACACGCGCGACAGTGAGAAAAATGATTAGACTTGCACCACGTGCCTCCGTACTTTTACAACTTCTTGTCACCGCGAGGAGGTGCGTAAGCGGAGTACTGATCATTTCGCCGCATTTATTTCGAAATTGCGCTGATATTCAAATGCTTGGCAGTTTATCGGACCATTCTGCTAGACCGATGTTTAAGTAAACCGCCGAGCCGTTTActctttcattttatttatctgCCGCATTACTTTAAATGTAGCATTTGTTGTATATACAAAAGAGAAATTccatccaaaaaaaaacaatgacaGTATCCATGTGTTTtgaacaacaacagcaacaacaacaacaacaacaacaacaacaacaacaacaacaacaacaacaacaacaacaacaacaacaacaacaggaagaaacaaacaaacaaaaaacatgacTATAAGACGAGTTTTGTTTGTGATTCTTTTAATGTTGACGCCATGTTGTGGGAAACGTGTTGTATCACGGTGAAATGCAAGTGAGGCACTCGGATACAAATATATGACagttcaaaatatataaatatataacagttCTAAAATCTTTCTGTACTAAATCCCATTTAGCTGACAATGGAAATCAACACTTGGAGCACGGACACGttatattttgaacttttttgtcATTTTCTTTAGCAAAAGCGACACTTTTGAAACAAACTAATGCTATTAAACTAAGGCCTGCAGGTCACCTTTAATCGTTagagccaaaaaaaaaattttttaaagcgaCACCATTGGAAAAACTcttcgttttaaaaaaagccactcttttttttttctttctttttttttgtcatccCTTGTTTTTTGGCACAAATACGATGACTAGTGACAAAAACGAGCTTGTTTGCGGTGCATAATTAGTTTGTTTTACCATTggcagaaacaaaaaaaaatgataaatgacTACAGATGCAGAAGTAACTGTTGTCAAATGTTAAAAAGCCGTGTTCGGCGATCAAACTGCCAATTACAGTGACTATACATGACTATAGTTTTTCTCTTCCAGATAGACAAGTTCTAGTTATCATATGGATTGCGCAAACACTGATCTCAAGTAGAATCAggtattaataacaataataacgataataacgacaacaacaataataataattaaaaccaaataaataaaaacaaaaaataagaacagAAAATATCGCAGGAAGCGTAATTGTAAACTTAATGGCAACAAAAGTGCCACGCTTGGCGATCACGTAAGTTCGGCCACCCATTTGACAACTGGCGATCTAGTCGATTGTTTTTAAGTTTCGCAGTCTATGGACTAACAAGTAACTCTGTAGCAGATCGGGGGCACTTTATTTTTGTTCACTTATTTCTGCCATTAGAAAGTTAGTGAGGCAATCTCCTAAAATAGGCAACCCATTTGACAGCTACCGATCTTGTCAAAAAGATTTATGGACTAAAAAGAAACTTCGGAGCGGATGCAGGACATTTTTTCTGTTCACACATTTCACCCGTTTTTTTTGGTCTCAAAAAGTAACTCTGGATTGAATTTAGAACTTTTTGTCTGTTTACACGTTTCCACAATTTGACCGCGAGTGATCTAGTCGGTGGCCTTTATCAGTTGTTAAAATGAACACTTTTTGTTGCGAAAAAGAAACTCTGCATTGAATTTAGAAACATTTTGTCTGTTCACACATTTTACCCATGTGACATTTTATTGCCTGACAGCTAGTGATCTAACTGATTGTCTGGTGAAAGATTCCTCTATGCACCGAAGAGATACTCTTCAGCCGATCCGGGACTATATATTTTGTTCTGCCATTATTATTACCCACTCGACAGCTAGTGATCTACTTGATTGCTTTTATCATCTGAAAAAGGAGCCGAAGAAACGCTATCGACTCAATAATCAATCTTGAGCGGGTCCAactgtttatttttgttcttttcgaGACAGACACGTTAAAGCTATACTGTACTCTGAAACTTTGGCATGTTCATAACGGTATCAATAAGCCagataagaaagaaaaaaaagaaaactaatcGGGGAAAAAAACCAAACTAAAAATCGGTTGCTTTCTGCAGAATTTTGTTAGCGCCACGCATTTAAATATTGCCAAAAGCGCAATAAAAGTTGTcataaaactaacaaaaaacgTTGTAAGTAACCTTAAGGCGGATCAAAGGTTTTTTCGTCGTTCGAAATAAACTCCGAACACATCAAAGGCAACAAAGTTTTCTGTGTTCAAGGTGTCAGTCAAGGATGCATCGCAAAAAGCGACGCGAGCCCAAAAGTATAAAAGGagcttttcaaaataaaagttttacaaacttATGTGTTAACAATTGATTGAGAAGCGTTTGTCTGTTGAAAAAGTACACGCTCGAGGTAAAACTTAAaagcaaaaagtaatttataaaaacaccaAAACTCCAAATAAGTTCTGGAGTCGTTTTCGTTCacgcaaaaatgtttttgacaaatgtgtggctatgaaaatagccttTTTGGAAAACAGCTCCACCGTTTACTTGGCCGCTGCTGGTTTTGGAAGTTTTTCGTTCTTCTTGGGCAGCAAAACGGCTTGGATGTTTGGCAGCACACCACCGCTTGCAATGGTTACACCCGACAACAGTTTGTTCAGCTCCTCGTCGTTGCGAACAGCGAGCTGTAAGTGACGAGGAACGATTCTGGCTTTCTTGTTGCTGGAGCAGCGTTACCAGCCAACTCCAAGATCTCAGCGGACAGGTACTCCAAAACAGCAGCCAAGTAAACTGGAGCGCCTGATCCGATGCGGTTAGCGTAATGACCTTTGCGTAAAAATCGATGAACGCGACCAACGGGAAACTGAAGGCCGGCTCTGAAAGATCGTGTCTTTGCCTTGGCTTTAGCTTTACCTCCTTTGCCACGTCCTGACATTTTAGATTTCTTTGTTGTTAACGCGAAGCAACAGACAAAATTGTGAGTAACgagttttgttttgaatgagCTCTATTCGTTTGtctttagttatttaaaagtaatgctCTCAAAATGGACAAAATTTCGACGAATAGAAAAACAGCGTTTTCCGAAACAATGGTTTGGCGCGAGCCAATCGTCTTGGCGCGCCGCATCACAAACGGACTCGAATTGGAGAGCACAACTCTGCCATAAATCAGTAAGGCGTTCAACTGCGCGCCAGAATTAGTCGATATCAATCCGATTGTAAAAATGTCTGACGCTCCGAAAGCAGGAGGAAAGCAGGCGCCCAAGGTAGCCAAAAAGGGTGAAAAACGAGCTGGCAAAAAAGGCGGCAAGATCGCCGGCACAGGAGATAAGAAACGCAAGAAGAAGAGACGCGAGTCCTACGCCATTTACATCTACAACGTGTTAAAGCAAGTGCATCCCGATGTCGGAGTTTCGTCCAAAGCGATGAGCATCATGAATTCGTTCGTGAACGACATTTTCGAAAGGATCGCGTCTGAAGCTTCGCGACTCGCCCTTCAAAACAAAAAGTCTACAATCTCTTCGCGTGAAATTCAAACCGCCGTACGCCTCTTACTTCCCGGTGAATTGGCGAAGCACGCAGTGAGCGAAGGCACCAAAGCTGTTACCAAGTACACGAGCAGCAAGTAGTTGCGCTACTACAAAaaggctattttcatagccacaaatcttttaaaaaacggCGTTGTGCGCATTAGAACAAGACACACTGTGATACACTTTGAGCGTGAAAACAAACATTCTGTAAACTTAAAAGTATGTTTCTCGcccttgtttttaaaaatgacttaataaaagaaacaaaattcaATTGCAACCGGATGCGTCCGCCCTATACTATTGCAACCAGATGCAtgcctatactttttttattattttttttttttatttgccaagATGTTAAATTTACAAAGGCGATGAGCGCCTAAAGTGTATTATCTGATTTTCAAAGTTTCATTAACTTTAGGTTAGAAATTTTGTTTACGCCAACAAGCTTTTCGCTACATTGCatttgttattagttttaaacttaaaacaagtTTGCTTAACTTAAGCGACgttgaaattgatttttttcattcGACCTTTGACGTTTTGTTTATCTGCATACTGTCGAGGTTAAGATTGATAACTtcagtttttcaattaaaaaattaatttcgcCTATGCAGATGTAAATATCACGCATCTTTGAAAAGCCACGCAATAATAAATGACAAAATAACGGCTTGGCAAGGCTCAACTGAAAAGCAAAGGCGGTTGAAATCAAGCAAAACCGatgcaaaaaaatcataacaataataatacaaaaaaaaaagataataataataatagcgtCTTTTCAACTTCGCAAACAATCATGTTTCAACTTCGCAAACAAATCATCGCAAACGTAGATTTGTTTTTCTACATGTACACATGCCAGATAAAAACGTTTTCAACAgatttgtggctatgaaaatagccgtttttgTTGCCGAAGAGTTTATCCGCCGAATCCGTACAATGTGCGTCCTTGCCTCTTTAGAGCGTAGACGACGTCCATGGCGGTAACAGTCTTTCTCTTGGCGTGCTCCGTGTAAGTCACAGCGTCGCGAATCACATTTTCCAAAAAGACTTTCAGAACACCTCGAGTTTCCTCGTAGATAAGCCCTGAGATACGCTTGACTCCACCTCGGCGAGCTAGACGACGTATAGCGGGCTTTGTGATGCCTTGAATGTTATCACGCAATATCTTGCGATGACGAAACGCGAAGCGAACTAACGAAATAATAAACTGATTACGTCCGCTTTATCAACGCAACGCttgaaagtaaaactaaaagCTAGAGAAAGTGCCAAATCAGAGCCCGCGGCGTTcactttttttagcaaaaagaGGCCAAagtttttgcacatttttttgaGCCAATCAAAAAGCACTTTCTAAGCGCCAATCAAATTGATGCAGTCTTATAAAGGCGCTAAACTCTAACGCGTCAACAAACCAGCGAATTAGTTTGAACTAGTGCTATCTCGAAAGCAGTGCAATTCATCGACTATGGCCCGAACAAAGCAAACTGCCAGAAAATCGACCGGTGGCAAAGCGCCTCGAAAGCAGTTGGCAACGAAAGCAGCAAGGAAGAGTGCCCCAGCTACCGGCGGAGTGAAAAAACCGCACAGATACCGACCCGGTACCGTAGCTCTCAGGGAAATCCGAAGATACCAAAAGTCAACTGAGCTCCTCATCAGAAAACTGCCGTTTCAGCGATTGGTACGCGAAATCGCGCAAGACTTCAAGACCGACTTGCGCTTTCAAAGCACCGCCGTCATGGCCCTTCAGGAGGCGTCTGAAGCCTACTTAGTCGGCCTCTTCGAAGACACCAACCTGTGCGCCATCCACGCAAAGCGTGTCACCATTATGCCCAAGGACATTCAGTTGGCGAGAAGAATCAGAGGAGAGCGAGCTTAAGAACTTCCTTATTCacaaaacggctattttcatagccacaaatc
This genomic interval from Hydra vulgaris chromosome 01, alternate assembly HydraT2T_AEP contains the following:
- the LOC136074523 gene encoding histone H2B, gonadal-like codes for the protein MSDAPKAGGKQAPKVAKKGEKRAGKKGGKIAGTGDKKRKKKRRESYAIYIYNVLKQVHPDVGVSSKAMSIMNSFVNDIFERIASEASRLALQNKKSTISSREIQTAVRLLLPGELAKHAVSEGTKAVTKYTSSK
- the LOC124810086 gene encoding histone H3 isoform X2; this translates as MARTKQTARKSTGGKAPRKQLATKAARKSAPATGGVKKPHRYRPGTVALREIRRYQKSTELLIRKLPFQRLVREIAQDFKTDLRFQSTAVMALQEASEAYLVGLFEDTNLCAIHAKRVTIMPKDIQLARRIRGERA